One Branchiostoma floridae strain S238N-H82 chromosome 1, Bfl_VNyyK, whole genome shotgun sequence genomic region harbors:
- the LOC118430518 gene encoding NXPE family member 3-like isoform X1, translating to MTTVGRKRRAAFVTVLLISITTWTFHYRRLLSWMQDATDHQDVTKPAFRIVLPKSKFNSVLTEQTVKTCLPKKPFIDRTTHPNNTKAVVLNRKALYHRGDVLTASVVARDKKGRPKTYGGDFFRARLVSSDRSLQTSSAGHVTDHCNGTYTVEFPLYWVGRVSIKIQLVHVSEAVAVLQRVREIPNKRVFYCTFYDSKTNTSETQRCYSSTNANIPHHQLCDFSKQEAKATWICQKPEKNPCSTLGQCKFDADQSYKRAEDLLSKKENTLFKKPYLETELELVTKKPIRVLEKELPVIQHLPPCTGNTSSFEYWSGNVSKSSACNVRVFTRENTRRCLANKTIYLHGDSTMRQWYVRLQQVVQLKGIARAWAAKSGGNKLSHDGGKYNTHWNISVHYRFHHFPFQIGHWDFFNNYRYLADVLDEIQEGPNMVIAVGLWAHFTSEPLGMIRSRLYAIRGAIHRLLHRSPGTRVFVRTGTTREHHAGRLAYYLIGSDWLAYQVTEVIREVFRADPGVVVLDTWDMSVCQPGSDSIHPDQAMVDSQLNIMLSHICPT from the exons ACTTGGACGTTTCACTATCGACGACTCCTGAGCTGGATGCAGGACGCTACCGACCATCAGGATGTTACAAAGCCGGCATTTCGTATTGTCCTCCCTAAATCCAAGTTTAATTCTGTCCTCACTGAACAAACAGTGAAAACATGTCTCCCCAAGAAGCCTTTTATCGACCGTACCACACACCCAAACAACACAAAAGCCGTCGTATTGAACAGGAAAGCACTGTATCACCGAGGTGACGTCTTAACCGCGAGTGTGGTGGCAAGAGACAAGAAAGGAAGGCCGAAGACATACGGAGGGGACTTTTTCCGTGCCAGGCTGGTCAGCAGTGACCGTTCGCTACAGACCAGCAGTGCCGGCCATGTCACGGACCACTGTAACGGCACCTACACCGTGGAGTTCCCGCTCTACTGGGTAGGAAGAGTCTCG ATAAAGATCCAGCTTGTCCATGTAAGCGAGGCAGTGGCGGTTCTACAGCGAGTGCGGGAAATTCCAAACAAAAGAGTTTTCTACTGCACTTTCTATGATTCAAAAACGAATACTTCCGAAACACAACGATGCTACAGCTCTACCAACGCTAATATACCGCACCATCAACTGTGTGATTTTTCCAAACAAGAGGCGAAGGCAACCTGGATTTGCCAGAAACCGGAAAAAAACCCGTGTTCTACCCTTGGGCAGTGCAAGTTTGACGCGGATCAGAGCTACAAAAGGGCTGAGGATCTGCTGTCTAAAAAGGAAaacacactttttaaaaa ACCATATCTTGAAACAGAACTTGAACTAGTCACCAAGAAGCCCATTCGCGTACTTGAGAAGGAACTACCGGTAATTCAGCACCTGCCACCATGTACAGGGAATACATCTTCATTCGAATACTGGTCAGGCAACGTCTCGAAATCGTCAGCCTGCAATGTCCGAGTCTTCACGAGAGAAAACACCCGGCGGTGTCTGGCTAACAAGACCATATACCTTCATG gCGACTCCACTATGCGGCAGTGGTACGTTCGTCTACAGCAGGTAGTGCAGTTAAAGGGCATTGCCAGGGCATGGGCAG CTAAATCTGGTGGAAACAAACTATCACATGACGGGGGAAAGTACAACACCCATTGGAACATCTCAGTTCATTACCGGTTCCACCACTTCCCTTTTCAAATAGGCCATTGGGATTTCTTTAACAATTACCGGTACTTGGCCGACGTGCTTGATGAAATTCAAGAAGGCCCAAACATGGTCATAGCCGTCGGTCTATGGGCTCACTTTACCTCAGAGCCACTGGGCATGATCCGGTCCCGACTTTACGCCATACGGGGCGCAATACACCGTCTCCTGCACAGGAGTCCCGGCACGCGAGTTTTCGTGAGAACTGGAACAACACGAGAACACCACGCCGGAAGACTGGCGTACTACTTGATAGGGAGCGACTGGCTCGCTTACCAGGTTACCGAGGTTATACGAGAGGTGTTCCGAGCTGATCCAGGCGTGGTTGTGTTGGACACGTGGGACATGAGCGTGTGTCAGCCGGGATCAGACAGCATTCACCCAGATCAAGCTATGGTTGATAGTCAACTAAACATAATGCTATCACATATATGCCCAACATAG
- the LOC118430518 gene encoding NXPE family member 3-like isoform X2: MQDATDHQDVTKPAFRIVLPKSKFNSVLTEQTVKTCLPKKPFIDRTTHPNNTKAVVLNRKALYHRGDVLTASVVARDKKGRPKTYGGDFFRARLVSSDRSLQTSSAGHVTDHCNGTYTVEFPLYWVGRVSIKIQLVHVSEAVAVLQRVREIPNKRVFYCTFYDSKTNTSETQRCYSSTNANIPHHQLCDFSKQEAKATWICQKPEKNPCSTLGQCKFDADQSYKRAEDLLSKKENTLFKKPYLETELELVTKKPIRVLEKELPVIQHLPPCTGNTSSFEYWSGNVSKSSACNVRVFTRENTRRCLANKTIYLHGDSTMRQWYVRLQQVVQLKGIARAWAAKSGGNKLSHDGGKYNTHWNISVHYRFHHFPFQIGHWDFFNNYRYLADVLDEIQEGPNMVIAVGLWAHFTSEPLGMIRSRLYAIRGAIHRLLHRSPGTRVFVRTGTTREHHAGRLAYYLIGSDWLAYQVTEVIREVFRADPGVVVLDTWDMSVCQPGSDSIHPDQAMVDSQLNIMLSHICPT; this comes from the exons ATGCAGGACGCTACCGACCATCAGGATGTTACAAAGCCGGCATTTCGTATTGTCCTCCCTAAATCCAAGTTTAATTCTGTCCTCACTGAACAAACAGTGAAAACATGTCTCCCCAAGAAGCCTTTTATCGACCGTACCACACACCCAAACAACACAAAAGCCGTCGTATTGAACAGGAAAGCACTGTATCACCGAGGTGACGTCTTAACCGCGAGTGTGGTGGCAAGAGACAAGAAAGGAAGGCCGAAGACATACGGAGGGGACTTTTTCCGTGCCAGGCTGGTCAGCAGTGACCGTTCGCTACAGACCAGCAGTGCCGGCCATGTCACGGACCACTGTAACGGCACCTACACCGTGGAGTTCCCGCTCTACTGGGTAGGAAGAGTCTCG ATAAAGATCCAGCTTGTCCATGTAAGCGAGGCAGTGGCGGTTCTACAGCGAGTGCGGGAAATTCCAAACAAAAGAGTTTTCTACTGCACTTTCTATGATTCAAAAACGAATACTTCCGAAACACAACGATGCTACAGCTCTACCAACGCTAATATACCGCACCATCAACTGTGTGATTTTTCCAAACAAGAGGCGAAGGCAACCTGGATTTGCCAGAAACCGGAAAAAAACCCGTGTTCTACCCTTGGGCAGTGCAAGTTTGACGCGGATCAGAGCTACAAAAGGGCTGAGGATCTGCTGTCTAAAAAGGAAaacacactttttaaaaa ACCATATCTTGAAACAGAACTTGAACTAGTCACCAAGAAGCCCATTCGCGTACTTGAGAAGGAACTACCGGTAATTCAGCACCTGCCACCATGTACAGGGAATACATCTTCATTCGAATACTGGTCAGGCAACGTCTCGAAATCGTCAGCCTGCAATGTCCGAGTCTTCACGAGAGAAAACACCCGGCGGTGTCTGGCTAACAAGACCATATACCTTCATG gCGACTCCACTATGCGGCAGTGGTACGTTCGTCTACAGCAGGTAGTGCAGTTAAAGGGCATTGCCAGGGCATGGGCAG CTAAATCTGGTGGAAACAAACTATCACATGACGGGGGAAAGTACAACACCCATTGGAACATCTCAGTTCATTACCGGTTCCACCACTTCCCTTTTCAAATAGGCCATTGGGATTTCTTTAACAATTACCGGTACTTGGCCGACGTGCTTGATGAAATTCAAGAAGGCCCAAACATGGTCATAGCCGTCGGTCTATGGGCTCACTTTACCTCAGAGCCACTGGGCATGATCCGGTCCCGACTTTACGCCATACGGGGCGCAATACACCGTCTCCTGCACAGGAGTCCCGGCACGCGAGTTTTCGTGAGAACTGGAACAACACGAGAACACCACGCCGGAAGACTGGCGTACTACTTGATAGGGAGCGACTGGCTCGCTTACCAGGTTACCGAGGTTATACGAGAGGTGTTCCGAGCTGATCCAGGCGTGGTTGTGTTGGACACGTGGGACATGAGCGTGTGTCAGCCGGGATCAGACAGCATTCACCCAGATCAAGCTATGGTTGATAGTCAACTAAACATAATGCTATCACATATATGCCCAACATAG